A single genomic interval of Flavihumibacter rivuli harbors:
- a CDS encoding alpha-L-fucosidase: MRHLFLVLFSSLCIAGYGQALEKVGPTPTSQQLAWHEQEFYLFLHFGPNTFTDKEWGDGDEPADSFQPSALDCRQWARIAKAAGAKGLIITAKHHDGFCLWPSQYSQHTVRESKWKNGQGDVLQELSTACREEGLKFGVYISPWDRNHPAYGTPEYNEVYINTMKEIFSKYGPIWELWWDGANGEGPNGKKQEYDFARFESTIRGISPNTVIFSDIGPDIRWVGNEQGFAGKTNWNLLDTAGFKRGHGAPVTDTLNQGNKFGKHWIPAEVDVSIRPGWFYHPEEDDKVKNPEKLFTIYLQSVGRGANLLLNVPPDRRGLIHPNDSAALMGFRQLREKTFANDILATDLTKYSWPTNGKTYSKTARKKGIYHVPAGGGNGLTVTLDKPATIQFIQLREWIEWGQKVGAFRLTLHLDNGQTHTIEGTTIGRKTIIPVLGLVVRSFTLDILDAKGNVVLKQPMAF; encoded by the coding sequence ATGAGACATCTATTCCTTGTACTCTTCTCCTCCCTTTGCATTGCAGGCTATGGCCAGGCGCTTGAGAAGGTAGGTCCAACCCCTACCTCCCAGCAACTGGCCTGGCATGAACAGGAGTTCTACCTCTTCCTTCATTTTGGCCCCAATACCTTTACTGACAAGGAATGGGGTGATGGTGATGAACCGGCTGACAGTTTCCAGCCCAGTGCACTTGATTGCAGGCAATGGGCAAGGATCGCAAAGGCGGCCGGGGCAAAGGGACTGATCATCACTGCCAAGCATCATGACGGTTTCTGCCTCTGGCCAAGTCAATATTCCCAGCACACCGTCAGGGAAAGCAAATGGAAGAACGGCCAGGGTGATGTATTGCAGGAACTATCAACTGCCTGCCGCGAAGAAGGATTGAAATTTGGCGTATATATATCACCGTGGGACCGCAACCACCCCGCCTATGGCACCCCTGAATACAATGAAGTTTACATCAACACCATGAAAGAAATATTCAGCAAGTATGGCCCTATCTGGGAACTCTGGTGGGATGGCGCGAATGGGGAAGGCCCCAACGGTAAGAAACAGGAATATGATTTTGCCCGCTTTGAGTCGACCATCAGGGGAATTTCCCCCAATACGGTCATCTTCAGTGATATCGGTCCCGATATCCGCTGGGTGGGCAACGAACAGGGCTTTGCCGGAAAGACCAACTGGAACTTATTGGATACCGCAGGCTTCAAGAGGGGACATGGCGCACCTGTCACAGACACCCTCAACCAGGGCAACAAGTTCGGTAAGCACTGGATACCTGCAGAAGTGGATGTGAGCATCAGGCCGGGTTGGTTCTACCATCCTGAAGAAGATGACAAAGTAAAGAACCCGGAAAAGTTGTTTACCATTTACCTGCAATCCGTTGGCCGTGGCGCTAATCTTTTGCTGAACGTTCCGCCCGACCGCAGGGGACTGATCCATCCCAATGACTCCGCAGCACTGATGGGTTTCAGGCAGCTCAGGGAAAAAACCTTTGCCAATGACATCCTTGCCACTGACCTCACGAAGTACAGCTGGCCTACTAACGGTAAAACCTATTCGAAGACTGCCAGGAAGAAAGGGATCTACCATGTACCAGCAGGGGGAGGAAATGGATTGACCGTTACCCTTGACAAGCCGGCCACTATCCAATTCATCCAATTACGGGAATGGATTGAATGGGGACAGAAAGTCGGGGCATTTCGCCTGACACTCCACCTGGACAATGGCCAGACCCATACCATTGAGGGAACAACCATTGGCAGAAAGACCATTATACCTGTCCTGGGCCTGGTGGTCAGGAGCTTTACACTCGATATCCTCGATGCCAAGGGTAATGTAGTATTGAAGCAACCCATGGCGTTCTGA
- a CDS encoding amidohydrolase family protein: MRAIILSCLLFLVINVMAQITPAPDRKDGEGPWPQLIIRGAILINGTGAPPIGPVDIVIERNRIVQVATVGYPGVPIDKARRPVLIKGGKEIDAEGMYVLPGFIDMHGHIGGKDQGTPAEYVFKLWMAHGITTIRDPSCGNGLDWVLQHKQKSLANTITAPRIFAYTAFGQGAKQPITTAEQAIEWVRDNAQKGADGIKFFGAAPAVIDAAIRENKELGLRSCFHHAQMDVARWNVLHSARAGLTSMEHWYGLPEALFTDRTIQDYPLDYNYGNEQHRFENAGKLWKQAAAPYSDHWNKVMNELLSLDFTLDPTFNIYEASRDLHRARRAEWHEWYTLPSLWKFYSPSRISHGSYWHNWGTEQEVAWRENYRLWMSFVNEYKNRGGRVTTGSDNGFIYQLYGFGYIRELELLREAGFHPLEVIRSATLYGAEALGVDKELGSVEVGKLADLVIIDANPLENLQYLYGTGAIVLDKDNKVMRKGGVKYTIKDGLVYDAKALLADVRKMVEQEKKRTGFVITQPGME; the protein is encoded by the coding sequence ATGCGCGCGATTATTCTATCCTGTTTGCTTTTCCTGGTTATTAATGTGATGGCACAGATCACTCCTGCACCAGACCGCAAGGATGGTGAAGGACCCTGGCCCCAGCTGATCATCCGGGGTGCTATCCTGATCAATGGAACAGGGGCCCCTCCCATTGGTCCCGTCGATATTGTCATTGAACGAAATAGGATCGTGCAGGTAGCAACAGTAGGCTACCCGGGCGTGCCGATTGACAAGGCAAGGCGACCGGTCTTAATAAAGGGGGGCAAGGAGATCGATGCCGAAGGCATGTATGTACTTCCCGGTTTTATTGATATGCATGGCCATATTGGCGGCAAGGATCAGGGAACTCCTGCAGAATATGTCTTCAAATTGTGGATGGCGCATGGTATCACCACCATCAGGGACCCGAGTTGCGGAAACGGGTTGGATTGGGTCCTGCAACACAAGCAGAAGAGTTTGGCCAATACCATTACGGCGCCCAGGATCTTTGCCTATACTGCATTTGGCCAGGGAGCAAAGCAGCCCATCACCACAGCCGAACAGGCTATTGAGTGGGTGAGGGATAATGCCCAGAAAGGAGCTGATGGGATCAAATTCTTTGGTGCTGCACCGGCAGTTATTGATGCGGCCATCAGGGAGAACAAGGAACTGGGATTGCGCAGTTGTTTCCACCATGCACAGATGGATGTTGCCCGTTGGAATGTATTGCATTCTGCCAGGGCAGGACTAACCAGTATGGAGCATTGGTATGGCTTGCCGGAAGCCCTATTCACGGATCGCACCATACAGGATTATCCGCTCGATTATAATTATGGCAATGAGCAACACCGTTTTGAGAATGCCGGTAAACTTTGGAAACAGGCTGCAGCCCCCTATTCCGACCATTGGAACAAGGTGATGAACGAACTCCTTTCCCTTGATTTCACGCTAGACCCAACCTTCAATATCTATGAGGCCAGTCGCGACCTGCATCGGGCAAGAAGGGCTGAGTGGCATGAATGGTATACCCTTCCCTCCTTATGGAAATTCTACAGTCCCAGCAGGATCTCGCATGGATCCTATTGGCATAACTGGGGAACAGAACAGGAAGTGGCCTGGCGGGAGAATTACAGGCTCTGGATGAGCTTTGTGAATGAATACAAGAACAGGGGAGGGCGTGTCACCACCGGTTCTGATAATGGATTCATTTACCAGTTGTATGGTTTCGGTTATATAAGGGAGTTAGAATTATTGCGGGAGGCCGGCTTCCATCCATTGGAGGTGATCCGCAGCGCAACCTTGTATGGTGCGGAGGCGCTTGGGGTCGATAAGGAACTGGGTTCAGTGGAAGTAGGAAAGTTGGCCGACCTGGTGATCATTGATGCCAACCCGCTGGAGAACCTGCAATACCTTTACGGAACAGGAGCTATTGTGCTTGACAAGGACAATAAGGTGATGCGGAAAGGAGGGGTGAAGTATACCATCAAGGACGGCCTGGTATATGATGCAAAAGCCCTGCTGGCAGATGTAAGGAAGATGGTGGAACAGGAAAAAAAACGGACCGGGTTTGTGATCACCCAGCCCGGTATGGAATAA
- a CDS encoding LytR/AlgR family response regulator transcription factor has protein sequence MRTLIVEDEQLATERIKLLLQEVCPEAQIVACTDSIEETAQWLRNQAPPDLILLDIHLADGNAFELFGKVDISSPVIFTTAYDQYAIQAFKVLSIDYLLKPVEKDALYAAIRKLQLLKQSAQQVTDYSPLLEFFQRSKKPYKSRFLGKIGNKSFFIDISDVAYFMADNKIVYLFTHDGLRYIIDHTLEHLETVLDPGQFFRANRSTIVHVSAIEQVKPYINSRLKLTIKSGTGKDELIVSRERVTDFRSWADS, from the coding sequence ATGCGTACATTGATTGTTGAGGATGAGCAACTGGCAACAGAGCGAATCAAACTGTTATTGCAGGAAGTTTGTCCTGAAGCCCAGATCGTTGCTTGTACAGACTCCATTGAGGAAACAGCACAATGGCTCCGCAACCAGGCTCCTCCAGACCTGATCTTATTGGATATCCATCTTGCAGATGGCAATGCTTTCGAGCTTTTTGGAAAGGTGGATATTTCCAGTCCGGTCATCTTTACCACTGCCTATGACCAGTATGCCATCCAGGCATTCAAGGTCCTGAGTATCGATTACCTGCTCAAACCTGTAGAGAAGGACGCCTTGTATGCTGCGATCCGGAAACTACAATTGTTGAAACAATCTGCACAACAGGTTACCGATTACTCCCCCTTGCTGGAATTCTTCCAGAGAAGTAAGAAACCTTACAAAAGCCGCTTCCTGGGTAAGATCGGGAATAAGAGCTTCTTCATAGATATCAGTGATGTCGCCTATTTCATGGCAGACAACAAGATCGTTTACTTATTTACGCATGATGGTTTACGTTATATCATTGACCATACACTCGAACATCTTGAAACTGTCCTGGATCCCGGCCAGTTCTTCCGGGCCAACCGCAGCACTATTGTGCATGTGAGTGCGATCGAACAGGTAAAGCCTTATATCAACAGCAGGCTGAAGCTGACCATCAAATCAGGTACTGGTAAGGATGAGTTGATCGTAAGCAGGGAAAGGGTAACAGATTTCAGGTCATGGGCAGACAGTTAA
- a CDS encoding sensor histidine kinase has protein sequence MFAYRYRYLFMLLLGAYSFLNTLFAEVYDRYQINTSWYVALLAMLLITIAVWESNRLVERWLASRKDILHPWKWLGLLFVTGAILSVLLSYLIITLLGRFSPALHSDGLNVARKLGIMYGTRINLFLHTLNAISFFSEAYRQKDREAEKLKRDTVQAQLQAIRNQVNPHFLFNNLNVLSSLVIKDNPEANAFIESFSRVYRHILKTQEKELVDLQSELDYIQSYIFLLLKRFPESLSVSLHVPEAYLKAGIVPSALQMLIENAIKHNILSKQNPLQIDIAVNGMDSLVVSNNLQVKKQVEESTQVGLRNIARRYELVTGKSIKVVRDDSIFSVHLPLIT, from the coding sequence ATGTTTGCGTACCGGTACCGATACTTGTTCATGCTTTTACTTGGAGCGTATTCTTTTCTCAATACGCTCTTTGCAGAAGTGTATGACCGGTACCAGATCAATACTTCATGGTATGTGGCATTGCTGGCCATGCTTTTGATCACCATTGCCGTATGGGAATCCAACAGGCTGGTGGAAAGATGGCTGGCCTCCAGGAAGGATATCCTGCATCCATGGAAATGGTTGGGCCTGCTCTTTGTGACCGGTGCCATTCTCAGTGTACTGCTGTCTTACCTCATCATTACACTGTTGGGGAGGTTTTCCCCGGCACTCCATTCGGACGGCCTGAATGTTGCCCGTAAACTCGGCATCATGTATGGCACCAGGATCAATCTTTTTCTCCATACCCTCAATGCCATCTCCTTTTTCTCCGAGGCCTATCGCCAGAAGGACCGTGAAGCAGAAAAATTGAAGCGTGATACCGTGCAGGCCCAACTGCAGGCTATAAGGAACCAGGTGAACCCGCATTTCCTCTTCAATAACCTGAATGTGCTATCCAGCCTGGTGATCAAGGACAATCCGGAAGCAAATGCCTTCATAGAATCTTTTTCCAGGGTTTACCGCCATATCCTGAAAACCCAGGAGAAAGAACTGGTTGACCTGCAATCAGAACTGGATTATATCCAGTCTTATATCTTCCTGCTACTCAAGCGGTTTCCCGAAAGTTTATCCGTTTCCCTCCATGTGCCCGAGGCCTACCTCAAGGCCGGTATAGTACCCAGTGCCCTCCAGATGCTGATCGAGAATGCCATCAAGCATAACATATTGTCGAAGCAAAATCCCCTTCAAATTGATATTGCAGTGAACGGAATGGACAGTTTGGTTGTTAGCAATAACCTTCAGGTGAAAAAACAGGTGGAAGAATCTACCCAGGTTGGACTCCGGAATATAGCCAGGCGCTATGAATTGGTGACCGGCAAGTCCATCAAAGTGGTTAGGGATGATTCCATCTTTAGTGTGCACCTGCCATTGATAACCTAA
- a CDS encoding fasciclin domain-containing protein, whose amino-acid sequence MKKIFFKSRLLLAMLALSATMFTACDDDNDNPEPDPGNLSIAEVVDRDTSFSILNAAIARAGLATALDAPGNITVFAPDNSAFRAAGITASVINGLPPADVAGILLYHAVGAAVPSGSVPASDSVRTLGGQLLFASKNANGVFVNGIGVKTADVSARNGIIHVINGVLMPPTKTIAQIAIDNPNFSILVAAVVRAGLADELSAAGKYTVFAPTNAAFNAAGFNSPADINAADSLTVANIVRQHVIATNVYASDLSNGATAPTIRTGTSLTVGTNPPGVKVTGSASPQSNVVTTTPGATFNITATNGVIHVVDRVIL is encoded by the coding sequence ATGAAAAAGATATTCTTCAAAAGCCGTCTTCTCCTCGCTATGCTGGCACTATCTGCCACTATGTTCACCGCTTGTGATGATGATAATGACAACCCGGAACCAGACCCAGGTAATCTTTCCATTGCTGAGGTAGTGGACAGGGATACCAGTTTCTCCATCCTGAATGCGGCCATTGCCCGTGCGGGATTGGCTACAGCACTGGATGCCCCCGGCAATATCACTGTATTTGCGCCTGATAACAGTGCCTTCAGGGCCGCAGGTATTACTGCCAGTGTGATCAACGGCCTTCCACCTGCAGATGTGGCCGGTATCTTATTGTACCATGCAGTAGGGGCTGCCGTTCCTTCCGGTTCTGTTCCTGCGTCTGATAGCGTTAGGACCCTGGGTGGACAATTGCTTTTCGCTTCCAAGAATGCGAATGGTGTATTCGTTAATGGTATTGGCGTGAAAACAGCAGATGTGAGCGCCCGCAACGGTATCATCCATGTGATCAATGGGGTGCTGATGCCACCAACAAAAACGATCGCTCAGATCGCCATCGATAACCCTAATTTCTCCATCCTGGTTGCAGCTGTAGTGAGGGCAGGATTGGCTGATGAACTGTCCGCAGCCGGTAAGTATACCGTGTTTGCGCCCACCAATGCAGCTTTCAATGCCGCCGGCTTTAACAGTCCTGCTGACATCAATGCCGCTGATAGCCTGACTGTAGCCAATATTGTTCGCCAGCACGTTATTGCCACTAACGTATACGCCAGTGACCTGAGCAATGGCGCAACTGCTCCTACCATTCGCACAGGTACATCACTGACCGTAGGAACCAACCCTCCGGGAGTGAAAGTAACGGGCAGTGCCAGTCCCCAAAGCAATGTGGTGACCACCACACCCGGTGCTACCTTCAACATTACCGCTACCAATGGTGTTATCCATGTTGTCGACAGGGTGATCCTTTGA
- a CDS encoding 3-keto-disaccharide hydrolase, translating to MNTQSRKAFAALPLAFGILLFSCSTPSKTGGKPSALFNGKDLSGWHADVPAMDTVANLQIPFFVKDGELISNGEPRGHLITNEVFSNYTLDIEYRFIGKPGNCGVLVHASTPRFLYKMFPKSVEVQMMHENAGDFWCIGEDISVPDMEKRRGPKDKWGTIEGKERRIINLTDGSEKPLGEWNTMTIRCMEDSVKVWVNGILVNEGFNATATKGQIAIQAEGAPVAFRKVNLTKN from the coding sequence ATGAATACCCAGAGCAGAAAAGCCTTCGCAGCACTACCCCTGGCCTTTGGTATACTTCTGTTCAGTTGCAGCACTCCTTCCAAAACAGGCGGGAAACCGTCAGCCCTTTTCAATGGCAAGGACCTTAGCGGATGGCATGCAGATGTCCCGGCTATGGATACAGTGGCCAATCTCCAAATTCCATTTTTTGTTAAGGACGGGGAACTGATCAGCAATGGCGAACCAAGGGGCCACCTCATCACCAACGAAGTCTTCAGTAACTACACCCTCGATATTGAATACCGTTTCATTGGCAAGCCGGGTAACTGCGGAGTTTTGGTGCATGCCTCCACACCAAGGTTCCTGTATAAGATGTTCCCCAAATCAGTTGAAGTGCAAATGATGCATGAGAATGCCGGTGATTTCTGGTGCATCGGTGAAGACATCAGTGTTCCGGATATGGAAAAAAGAAGGGGACCTAAGGATAAATGGGGAACTATAGAAGGCAAGGAAAGAAGGATCATCAACCTTACCGATGGATCAGAAAAGCCGCTGGGCGAATGGAATACCATGACCATCCGCTGCATGGAAGACTCCGTCAAGGTTTGGGTGAATGGCATCCTGGTCAATGAAGGATTCAATGCCACGGCAACAAAGGGACAGATCGCCATCCAGGCTGAAGGTGCACCTGTTGCTTTCCGGAAAGTCAACCTGACCAAAAATTAA
- a CDS encoding TonB-dependent receptor produces MRIGLRLFFIGLMLALGSMVIGQQSDVIRGVVKDKDGKGVANVIVHLLNSNRWVVTDANGSFSFSGIAAGEYTLELTRIGYAAQTHILAAGQAGDVSIVLNDQSVQLDGVVVTAQKREEVLNRTPGSITALNGKEVQAYRLWNTKELTAIVPNFYANNSGDERNVVSIRGITTTSYDPAVAVYVDGVNQFSLDTYIPQLADIDRIEVLRGPQGTLYGRNAMGGVINIITKQPGNTTNGFAEVSVGNYNMQRYAAGIRTPLVKDKLFFGASAVYQTRDGYYTNDFNGRSFDDQSALTGNYYLRFLPSDRWAFTLNVKHQNNRNNGAFPMVFGTEEAFGNPYKLNQNAIGKMVDNTLNASLDIRYDGKGFLFNSQTAYQSNHRYYESPIDGDFSPLDAVEVINDFGSDWNKVKVFTQEFRFSSPTGKSSRMKWVAGSYFFHQQNPVKQATHFGEDAEMLGAPMTNFSTINTSTGKNTGVSLFGQLEYALTARLSLTGGMRYDYESRKLQVLGEFQPDGGDAFVTQPDTAATANFSALSPKLGLAFKLNDHSNLFLNYSRGFRTGGLTQLSSDPSQPPLYPYDPEYSNNIELGWKNLFRNERVRLNLTAFYTTVNNAQVPTLVLPDAITVTRNTGELESKGFEAELAAKPIRNLDVQYSFGYTDASYRSLKVSQGGDEVDLGGKKQLFTPDVTSMLMTQYSLPLVKEKQVSLVGRVEWFYLGQQYFDLGNSIRQDPYQLLNARLGVSSRKIDCFFWVRNLTGREYIAYAYDFGAVHLGNPKTIGVTATTRF; encoded by the coding sequence ATGAGAATCGGGTTAAGGTTATTTTTTATTGGTTTGATGCTGGCGTTGGGTTCGATGGTCATTGGCCAGCAAAGTGATGTGATCCGTGGAGTGGTAAAAGATAAGGACGGGAAAGGCGTAGCGAACGTAATCGTCCACCTGTTGAACAGTAACCGTTGGGTAGTAACGGACGCGAATGGCAGTTTCAGTTTTTCGGGTATAGCTGCGGGTGAGTACACCCTTGAGTTGACCAGGATTGGGTATGCAGCACAGACCCATATCCTTGCTGCAGGCCAGGCGGGTGATGTTTCCATAGTGCTGAATGACCAGTCGGTGCAACTGGACGGGGTGGTGGTGACCGCCCAGAAAAGGGAGGAAGTATTAAACCGTACACCAGGAAGCATCACGGCCCTGAACGGGAAGGAGGTACAGGCATATAGATTATGGAATACAAAGGAGCTCACGGCAATCGTTCCCAACTTTTATGCCAATAACTCGGGTGATGAACGCAATGTGGTGTCGATCCGTGGCATTACAACCACCTCCTATGACCCGGCCGTTGCAGTATATGTGGATGGGGTGAACCAGTTCAGCCTGGATACCTATATTCCCCAGCTTGCGGATATTGATCGCATTGAAGTCTTGCGCGGTCCACAGGGAACCCTGTATGGAAGGAACGCCATGGGTGGCGTTATTAACATCATCACGAAGCAACCGGGTAATACCACCAATGGCTTTGCCGAAGTGAGTGTGGGCAATTACAATATGCAGCGTTATGCAGCAGGTATCCGCACGCCATTGGTCAAGGACAAGCTGTTCTTTGGTGCTTCTGCAGTGTACCAGACAAGGGATGGGTATTACACCAATGATTTCAATGGCCGTTCCTTTGATGACCAGTCTGCCCTGACCGGGAATTATTATTTGCGTTTCCTGCCAAGCGATCGTTGGGCCTTTACCCTTAATGTGAAGCACCAGAATAACCGCAACAATGGCGCATTCCCCATGGTGTTTGGAACGGAAGAGGCATTTGGCAATCCCTATAAGCTCAACCAGAATGCGATCGGCAAGATGGTGGACAATACCCTGAATGCTTCACTGGATATCCGATATGATGGCAAGGGATTCCTGTTCAACTCCCAGACCGCATACCAATCCAACCACCGTTATTATGAATCCCCGATCGATGGTGATTTCTCCCCATTGGATGCGGTAGAAGTGATCAATGATTTTGGCTCCGACTGGAACAAAGTGAAAGTGTTCACGCAGGAGTTCAGGTTCAGTTCACCCACCGGTAAGTCCTCCCGGATGAAATGGGTAGCTGGTTCCTATTTCTTCCATCAGCAAAACCCGGTGAAGCAGGCCACCCATTTTGGGGAGGATGCTGAAATGCTGGGTGCACCCATGACTAATTTTTCTACCATCAATACTTCAACAGGCAAGAATACAGGTGTATCACTATTTGGCCAGTTGGAGTATGCCCTGACAGCCAGGTTATCATTGACCGGAGGCATGCGCTACGATTACGAATCAAGGAAGCTGCAGGTTTTGGGTGAGTTCCAGCCGGATGGTGGGGATGCTTTTGTTACCCAGCCCGATACGGCTGCAACGGCTAACTTCAGTGCCTTGTCACCGAAGCTCGGCCTTGCCTTCAAGCTGAATGATCATAGTAACCTCTTCCTGAATTACAGCAGGGGCTTCCGTACGGGCGGATTAACCCAATTGTCTTCCGACCCGTCACAGCCGCCTTTGTACCCTTATGACCCGGAGTATAGCAATAACATAGAGTTGGGATGGAAGAACCTCTTCCGCAATGAAAGGGTTCGCCTTAACCTGACAGCCTTCTATACCACCGTGAACAATGCCCAGGTACCTACACTGGTATTGCCGGATGCTATTACGGTGACCAGGAATACCGGTGAACTGGAGAGCAAGGGATTTGAAGCGGAACTGGCAGCCAAGCCGATCAGGAACCTTGATGTGCAGTATAGCTTCGGTTATACGGATGCATCCTATCGTTCATTAAAAGTTTCACAGGGTGGGGATGAGGTTGACCTTGGAGGAAAGAAACAACTCTTCACACCTGATGTCACTTCCATGCTGATGACGCAGTACAGCCTTCCGCTGGTAAAGGAAAAGCAGGTATCATTGGTAGGTAGGGTTGAATGGTTCTACCTGGGCCAGCAGTATTTCGACCTTGGCAATTCCATTCGCCAGGATCCTTACCAATTGCTGAATGCCAGGTTGGGTGTGAGTTCCAGGAAGATCGATTGCTTCTTCTGGGTAAGGAACCTCACTGGCAGGGAGTATATCGCTTACGCGTATGATTTTGGGGCCGTCCACCTGGGCAATCCCAAGACCATTGGGGTTACGGCTACAACAAGGTTTTAA